The Sphingobium sp. BYY-5 genome contains a region encoding:
- a CDS encoding tetratricopeptide repeat protein, with the protein MLTIPAVAEASVDPASALHAYARARLADGDGALGSAVSSYRAALAFDPDNTDIARRSYAQALESGDQALAMRSAVLLDAQGMLPRDGTLLWVGDALTRKDWAGARILIDRMVAEGNFAFLAPIARSWITLGEGQYVPPVIEEKGQFAALAHRYLDEHVAFQAIRSGDLATALSAMQRAISLRANDSAALRLSFAGQLAAQGAKAEALALLPEGNANFTIARTDISRGKDSKGRTALLTPAQGFARLLSRLAADIASDEAGITLGMRLARIATFADPQSAEAHIIAAQLLTIGGYPAFGAAEAGKVPVKSWYGGLAQAELVNAQAETGDRNGAIALARTLAAEPGADAERQVRLGRLLADAKDFTGAAAAFRAAQVGYAPDAVPWTLLLFEGSALEQGKRWDEARTVLERAAKLAPNEPVILNYLGYAQIERRQNVEEALKLLKRASALKPQDASITDSLGWAQYISGDVAAAVPVLERAAAGAPGDPTVNEHLGDALWAAGRRYEARYAWNAASVYAEGDVAARLAAKSKEGLTPEYAAP; encoded by the coding sequence TTGCTGACGATCCCGGCGGTGGCCGAGGCGTCGGTCGATCCCGCCAGCGCGCTGCACGCCTATGCGCGGGCGCGGCTGGCGGATGGGGACGGCGCGCTGGGAAGCGCCGTGTCCAGCTACCGCGCTGCGCTCGCGTTCGATCCGGACAATACGGATATTGCGCGCCGTTCCTATGCGCAGGCACTGGAGAGTGGCGACCAGGCGCTGGCCATGCGATCGGCCGTCCTGCTCGATGCGCAGGGCATGTTGCCGCGTGACGGAACCTTGCTGTGGGTCGGTGACGCGCTGACGCGCAAGGATTGGGCGGGCGCACGCATTTTGATCGATCGCATGGTGGCGGAGGGTAATTTCGCCTTCCTGGCGCCGATCGCGCGCAGTTGGATCACGCTGGGAGAGGGACAGTATGTTCCCCCCGTGATCGAGGAAAAGGGACAGTTTGCCGCGCTGGCCCACCGCTATCTGGATGAGCATGTGGCTTTCCAGGCGATCAGGTCGGGTGATCTGGCAACGGCCTTGTCCGCGATGCAGCGGGCGATCAGCCTTCGCGCCAATGATAGCGCGGCCCTCCGGCTGAGCTTTGCGGGACAACTCGCCGCTCAGGGAGCGAAGGCGGAGGCGCTGGCGCTTCTGCCGGAGGGGAACGCGAATTTCACGATCGCGCGGACCGACATCAGTCGGGGCAAGGATAGTAAGGGGCGAACGGCTTTGTTGACCCCGGCGCAGGGCTTTGCGCGGCTGCTCTCGCGCCTCGCCGCCGACATCGCGTCGGACGAGGCGGGGATTACGCTTGGCATGCGGCTGGCGCGTATCGCCACCTTCGCCGATCCGCAAAGTGCGGAGGCCCATATCATCGCGGCCCAGTTGCTGACGATTGGCGGCTATCCGGCCTTTGGCGCTGCGGAGGCCGGGAAAGTACCGGTCAAAAGCTGGTATGGCGGATTGGCTCAGGCCGAACTGGTCAACGCGCAGGCCGAGACGGGCGACCGCAACGGCGCGATTGCCCTGGCCCGGACCCTCGCTGCCGAACCGGGCGCGGACGCCGAACGCCAGGTTCGGCTGGGCCGGTTGCTGGCGGATGCGAAGGATTTTACCGGGGCGGCGGCGGCGTTCAGGGCAGCGCAGGTCGGCTATGCCCCCGATGCCGTCCCCTGGACCCTTTTGCTGTTCGAAGGCAGCGCGCTGGAACAGGGAAAACGCTGGGACGAGGCACGAACCGTGCTGGAACGCGCCGCGAAACTGGCGCCCAATGAACCTGTGATCCTCAACTATCTGGGCTATGCGCAGATCGAACGGCGCCAGAATGTCGAGGAAGCGCTGAAACTGCTCAAGCGAGCGAGTGCGCTCAAGCCACAGGATGCGTCGATCACGGATTCGCTTGGCTGGGCGCAATATATATCCGGCGATGTCGCCGCCGCCGTGCCCGTGCTGGAACGGGCAGCGGCAGGAGCGCCGGGCGATCCAACGGTCAACGAGCATCTGGGCGATGCGCTGTGGGCGGCAGGACGTCGATATGAGGCGCGCTATGCCTGGAACGCCGCATCCGTCTATGCCGAAGGCGATGTCGCTGCGCGACTGGCGGCGAAGAGCAAGGAAGGATTGACGCCCGAATATGCCGCACCCTGA
- a CDS encoding 4-(cytidine 5'-diphospho)-2-C-methyl-D-erythritol kinase gives MPHPDVEAETLVETAYAKVNVALHVRARRDDGYHALESLFVFAEDGDRLEGQTTDDGVIGLIIDGPFGAGLEAGSDNLVTRAARALQAHIGERRGAAIRLTKNLPVASGIGGGSADAAAALRLLVRLWDVRIEPERLAELALDLGSDVPACVASVTQLVTGRGEHLARHNVDGLEGLPMLLVNPGVGVSTASVFAGWDRQDRGSLNAASLELLIEEGRNDLENAAIAVAPGIAQILDALRGADGLLLARMSGSGATCFGLFGNMAAMADAVQAVRAEHPGWWIMETRIRSA, from the coding sequence ATGCCGCACCCTGACGTGGAGGCCGAAACGCTTGTCGAAACCGCCTATGCCAAGGTGAATGTCGCATTGCATGTGCGGGCGCGGCGGGACGATGGCTATCATGCTCTGGAAAGCCTGTTCGTTTTTGCCGAAGATGGCGATCGGCTGGAGGGGCAGACGACCGACGACGGCGTGATCGGCCTGATAATCGACGGCCCGTTCGGCGCGGGATTGGAGGCGGGGTCGGACAACCTCGTTACGCGCGCCGCGCGGGCGTTGCAGGCGCATATCGGTGAGCGACGGGGCGCAGCGATCCGACTGACGAAAAACCTGCCAGTTGCGTCGGGCATCGGCGGCGGGTCGGCGGATGCGGCGGCGGCGCTGCGGCTGCTGGTGCGGCTTTGGGATGTGCGGATCGAACCGGAGCGTTTGGCGGAGCTGGCTCTTGACCTGGGATCGGACGTCCCGGCCTGCGTCGCCAGCGTCACGCAATTGGTGACCGGACGCGGCGAGCATCTGGCGCGACACAATGTCGATGGGCTGGAAGGACTCCCGATGTTGCTGGTCAATCCGGGCGTTGGCGTGTCGACAGCGAGCGTCTTTGCCGGGTGGGACAGGCAGGATCGGGGTTCGCTCAACGCCGCCAGCCTCGAACTGCTGATAGAAGAGGGCCGTAACGACCTGGAAAATGCGGCTATTGCGGTGGCGCCGGGGATCGCGCAGATATTGGATGCACTGCGGGGTGCAGACGGCCTGCTGCTGGCGCGCATGTCGGGATCGGGCGCGACCTGCTTCGGGCTGTTCGGGAATATGGCCGCGATGGCGGACGCGGTACAAGCCGTGCGGGCGGAACATCCCGGCTGGTGGATCATGGAAACACGGATCAGGAGCGCATGA
- a CDS encoding N-formylglutamate amidohydrolase — MSEAFTQIDGGALDLLIVADHASAHVPDDIDLGIDPALLGEHIAVDIGVAEVSRLLAAQLGATAILGGVSRLVIDLNREDDAPGLLPVMSDGHAIPGNRDADLAERMLRFHHPYHHQVGRLLDGMTSPFILSVHSFTPRLTSDPGQQRPWDIGILYNQDDRAARIAIPLLETAGLKVGDQLPYSGQLLNATMNRHAEANGIPYLGIEMRQDLVNDAAGQARFARIIGPVALECRGRLA, encoded by the coding sequence ATGAGCGAGGCCTTTACCCAGATTGACGGCGGTGCGCTCGACCTGTTGATCGTCGCCGATCATGCTTCTGCCCATGTGCCGGACGATATCGACCTGGGTATCGACCCTGCGCTGCTTGGGGAGCATATTGCCGTCGACATCGGCGTGGCGGAGGTAAGCCGGCTCCTGGCGGCCCAACTGGGAGCCACCGCGATCCTTGGCGGCGTGTCGCGGCTGGTGATCGACCTCAATCGGGAAGACGATGCGCCGGGACTGCTGCCGGTGATGAGCGACGGCCATGCCATTCCCGGCAATCGTGACGCCGACCTGGCCGAACGGATGCTCCGCTTCCACCATCCCTATCATCATCAGGTCGGCAGGCTGCTGGATGGCATGACGTCGCCCTTCATCCTGTCGGTCCACAGCTTCACGCCCCGGCTGACGAGCGATCCGGGGCAGCAGCGACCGTGGGACATCGGGATACTCTATAATCAGGATGATCGCGCCGCGCGGATCGCCATCCCCTTGCTGGAAACGGCGGGGCTTAAGGTCGGCGACCAATTGCCTTATTCAGGGCAGCTTCTGAACGCGACGATGAATCGTCATGCCGAAGCCAACGGCATCCCCTATCTGGGTATCGAGATGCGGCAGGATTTGGTGAACGACGCGGCTGGGCAGGCGCGTTTTGCCCGGATCATCGGGCCGGTTGCACTGGAATGCCGGGGACGGCTGGCATGA
- a CDS encoding NAD(P)H-hydrate dehydratase, with protein MTGGPILTAAQMRAAEQAAFDAGVDDYGLMETAGAAAAEIIWRAGHRRDALILCGPGNNGGDGFVIARILRERGVAVRVAALGESRTLSSQRARAAWAGPVEDMMTAEPATQLVDALFGTGLTRGLDETVAARLCALADTAMLSHAIDLPSGVETDSGALLSAMPRFGTCIALGAFKPAHLLYPAAARMGRLVLADIGIAIPDAVHRLAPPLLQAPGANAHKYNRGLVAVIGGGMPGASLLASIAAAHSGAGTVRRFAIDRPVAGPHAIINQQVEAPGAISKALEDTRINVVLVGPGLGLDADGRARLDAALDAGHPMVLDADALTLLGQPGARAIPTGAILTPHEGEFQRLFGDLPGSKIDRALAAARASGAVIIYKGADSVIAAPDGRAAVAGGASFWLSTAGTGDVLAGLAAGRLAVTGDPFRAACEAVWLHGEAARRSGPAFVADDLLGALPAAIAARL; from the coding sequence ATGACCGGCGGGCCGATTCTGACGGCGGCGCAGATGCGCGCTGCGGAACAGGCGGCTTTCGATGCGGGCGTTGACGATTATGGCTTGATGGAGACTGCGGGCGCGGCGGCGGCGGAGATTATCTGGCGCGCGGGCCATCGGCGCGATGCGCTGATCCTGTGCGGGCCGGGCAATAATGGCGGTGACGGCTTCGTGATCGCACGGATATTGCGCGAGCGGGGCGTGGCGGTGCGAGTAGCGGCGCTGGGGGAGAGCCGGACCCTGTCGAGCCAGCGCGCCCGCGCGGCCTGGGCCGGGCCGGTCGAGGACATGATGACCGCTGAGCCGGCGACGCAGTTGGTGGATGCCTTGTTCGGTACGGGCCTGACCCGTGGGTTGGACGAAACGGTCGCAGCGCGACTGTGCGCGTTGGCGGATACGGCCATGCTGTCCCACGCCATAGACTTGCCAAGCGGAGTGGAGACGGACAGCGGGGCGCTGCTTTCGGCCATGCCGCGCTTTGGCACCTGCATCGCGCTAGGCGCCTTCAAGCCCGCTCATCTGCTCTACCCGGCGGCGGCGCGGATGGGCCGGTTGGTGCTGGCGGATATCGGCATCGCGATCCCAGATGCGGTGCATCGGTTGGCGCCGCCGCTGTTGCAGGCGCCGGGGGCCAATGCGCATAAATATAATCGCGGGCTGGTAGCGGTGATCGGTGGCGGAATGCCCGGCGCCAGCCTGCTCGCCAGCATCGCCGCCGCCCATTCGGGCGCGGGGACGGTGCGTCGTTTTGCCATCGACCGCCCCGTCGCCGGACCACATGCCATCATCAACCAGCAGGTCGAGGCACCCGGCGCGATCAGCAAGGCGCTGGAGGACACACGGATCAATGTCGTGCTGGTGGGGCCGGGGCTTGGTCTGGATGCCGATGGCCGGGCGCGGCTGGATGCGGCTTTGGATGCGGGGCATCCCATGGTGCTGGATGCGGACGCACTGACGCTGCTGGGTCAGCCGGGCGCACGCGCCATTCCGACCGGGGCGATCCTGACCCCGCATGAAGGCGAGTTTCAGCGGCTGTTCGGCGATCTTCCCGGTAGCAAGATCGATCGCGCGCTGGCGGCAGCGCGCGCATCGGGCGCGGTTATCATCTACAAGGGCGCAGATAGCGTGATCGCCGCGCCGGACGGACGGGCGGCCGTGGCAGGCGGCGCATCATTCTGGCTTTCGACGGCCGGGACGGGCGATGTGCTGGCGGGGCTGGCCGCCGGGCGGCTGGCGGTGACGGGCGATCCCTTCCGGGCGGCGTGCGAGGCGGTGTGGCTGCATGGAGAGGCTGCGCGGCGGTCCGGTCCGGCCTTTGTTGCGGATGATTTGCTTGGAGCGCTGCCAGCGGCTATCGCCGCGCGATTGTGA
- a CDS encoding class I SAM-dependent RNA methyltransferase, which produces MTDTETDTIIRVAAKGDGVTADGRHFPLTAPGDRIGPDGAVLFGVHHAAPPCDHFPACGGCQLQHLDEVSYADFVTARVTGALAGQGVTPDAVLPPHISPPMTRRRASLRAARAGNRITIGFAEEGSHKLIDLQMCAVLDPRLFALLAPLRDLLGLILPDKRAAHVRMSLIDQGVDLLLEAVRVDGLAADEALGDFARSHGLARLTIDEGDGPQTRWEPEAATVSFGGAPVGFPPFSFLQATPDGEAALVGAVREALPETGPIADLFCGLGTFALALGDKHAVYAAEGARDAVLSLKLAAARAQRRLMADHRDLFRRPLTPEELSRFAAVILDPPRAGAREQVLQLAASSVPLIAYVSCNPASFARDAAHLVGAGYRLESVKPVGQFRWTTHVELVGIFRR; this is translated from the coding sequence GTGACCGACACCGAAACAGACACCATCATCCGCGTCGCCGCCAAGGGCGATGGCGTTACCGCCGACGGCCGCCACTTTCCCCTGACCGCGCCGGGCGACCGGATCGGGCCGGATGGAGCTGTCCTGTTCGGTGTCCATCACGCTGCACCACCCTGCGACCATTTCCCGGCCTGCGGAGGGTGCCAGCTCCAGCATCTGGACGAGGTGAGCTATGCCGATTTCGTGACGGCGCGCGTCACTGGCGCACTGGCGGGGCAGGGCGTCACGCCCGACGCGGTGCTGCCGCCCCATATCTCCCCGCCGATGACGCGGCGGCGCGCATCGCTGCGTGCGGCGCGGGCGGGCAATCGCATCACCATCGGCTTTGCCGAGGAGGGCAGTCACAAGCTGATCGACCTGCAGATGTGCGCGGTACTCGATCCCCGGCTGTTCGCGCTGCTGGCGCCTTTGCGTGACCTGCTGGGACTGATCCTGCCGGATAAAAGGGCGGCGCATGTGCGCATGTCGCTGATCGATCAGGGCGTCGATCTGCTGCTCGAAGCTGTACGGGTCGATGGACTGGCGGCGGATGAGGCGCTGGGCGATTTCGCCCGCAGCCATGGGCTGGCGCGGCTTACCATCGATGAGGGCGACGGGCCGCAGACGCGCTGGGAGCCGGAGGCGGCGACAGTTAGCTTTGGCGGCGCGCCCGTGGGCTTTCCGCCTTTTTCATTCCTCCAGGCGACGCCCGACGGTGAGGCGGCCCTGGTGGGCGCGGTGCGGGAGGCTCTGCCGGAGACAGGGCCGATTGCCGACCTCTTCTGCGGCCTTGGCACTTTCGCTTTGGCATTGGGGGACAAACATGCGGTCTATGCAGCGGAGGGCGCGCGGGATGCCGTGTTGTCGCTGAAGCTGGCGGCGGCGCGGGCGCAGAGGCGTCTGATGGCGGATCATCGCGACCTGTTCCGCCGTCCGCTGACGCCCGAAGAATTGAGCCGTTTCGCCGCGGTCATACTGGACCCGCCCCGCGCCGGCGCGCGCGAACAGGTGCTGCAACTGGCCGCGTCGAGCGTGCCGCTGATCGCCTATGTCTCCTGCAATCCCGCCAGTTTCGCACGTGACGCGGCGCATCTGGTCGGGGCGGGTTACAGGCTGGAAAGCGTCAAACCGGTTGGCCAGTTCCGCTGGACCACCCATGTCGAACTGGTCGGCATCTTCCGCAGATAA
- a CDS encoding type III PLP-dependent enzyme yields MHKHPSALGVATTLTPAAPVTLIRPAAAARAARFFVEKFPGRSLYAVKANPSPDLIRTLYASGITHFDVASIAEVRLVAETLVGEDQVKLCFMHPVKAEEAIAEAYHVHGVRTFSLDTIDELEKIMRATDDATDLELCVRLRVSSEHSELSLASKFGAELGETRELLMATRQAADALGICFHVGSQAMSPQAYSDAIERVRAAIVDAAVTVDIIDVGGGFPSVYPGMEPVALENYFDAIHRGFESLPVSYSSELWCEPGRALSAEYSSVLVRVERRRGTELYINDGAYGALFDAAHIGWRFPVALLREEESEEELEGFSFYGPTCDDMDHMVGPFMLPADVKTGDYIEIGMLGAYGAAMRTGFNGFTSESTIEVEDEPMASLYTETVPARRRATVIKLG; encoded by the coding sequence TTGCACAAGCATCCTAGCGCGCTGGGGGTAGCGACCACCCTCACACCGGCAGCACCGGTAACGCTGATTCGTCCCGCAGCCGCAGCGCGGGCCGCTCGATTCTTCGTTGAGAAGTTTCCGGGCCGCTCGCTCTATGCGGTCAAGGCGAACCCGTCACCCGATCTGATCCGCACGCTGTACGCTTCGGGCATCACGCATTTCGACGTGGCCTCGATCGCAGAAGTGCGCCTGGTCGCCGAGACGCTAGTTGGTGAGGATCAGGTAAAGCTTTGCTTCATGCACCCGGTCAAGGCCGAGGAAGCAATCGCCGAAGCCTATCATGTCCATGGCGTGCGCACCTTCTCGCTCGACACGATCGACGAGTTGGAAAAGATCATGCGCGCCACGGATGACGCTACCGATCTGGAACTGTGCGTTCGTCTGCGCGTGTCGTCCGAGCATTCGGAACTGAGCCTGGCGTCCAAGTTCGGCGCAGAGCTGGGCGAGACCCGCGAACTGCTGATGGCGACCCGTCAGGCCGCCGATGCGCTGGGCATCTGCTTCCATGTCGGCAGCCAGGCGATGAGCCCGCAGGCCTATAGCGACGCGATCGAGCGCGTCCGTGCGGCAATCGTCGACGCGGCGGTTACGGTCGACATCATCGATGTCGGCGGCGGCTTCCCGTCCGTCTATCCGGGCATGGAACCGGTAGCGCTGGAAAATTATTTCGACGCCATCCATCGCGGCTTCGAAAGCCTGCCGGTCAGCTATTCGTCCGAACTGTGGTGCGAACCCGGCCGTGCGCTGTCTGCTGAATATAGCTCGGTCCTGGTGCGCGTGGAGCGTCGCCGTGGCACGGAACTCTATATCAACGACGGCGCCTATGGCGCGCTGTTCGACGCGGCGCATATCGGCTGGCGCTTCCCCGTCGCCCTGCTGCGCGAGGAAGAGAGCGAGGAGGAGCTGGAAGGCTTCTCCTTCTACGGCCCGACCTGCGACGATATGGACCATATGGTCGGCCCCTTCATGCTCCCTGCGGACGTGAAGACCGGCGACTATATCGAAATCGGGATGCTGGGCGCCTATGGCGCGGCCATGCGCACCGGTTTCAATGGTTTCACATCGGAATCGACGATCGAGGTTGAGGATGAGCCGATGGCCAGCCTCTACACCGAAACCGTTCCGGCCCGTCGTCGCGCAACCGTCATCAAACTGGGCTAA
- a CDS encoding carboxynorspermidine decarboxylase has product METRAGDPAAFARFDLYRVPSPAFVVDEVAIRRNLSVLRDIRDRAGIKVLGALKAFSMWSLGGVVAEYLDGVCASGIYEARLGREEYSGPKGDREVATYCAAYKPDDLAEILKISDHVIFNSPGQIARMKPVIDAARAEGRVFDIGLRLNPLNPEGEVPKYDPSQPHSRLGFPIDQLRAEHLEGVDGLHVHNLCEQDFLPLQRTWAAIEPRVMPHIAGLKWLNFGGGHHVTRADYQIDDLIAFLHRIKAQTGLELYIEPGEAMALDAGILVGEILDVIDNGMPVAITDISATCHMPDVIEAPYRPAMLHEPAEGPVTRLGGPSCLAGDIIGDYRVPGGAEPGARIAFLDQAHYSMVKTNTFNGVPLPAIWLWNSETDELKEIRSFSYADFKARLS; this is encoded by the coding sequence ATGGAAACCCGTGCCGGCGATCCCGCCGCCTTTGCCCGCTTCGACCTGTATCGCGTCCCCTCGCCTGCTTTCGTGGTGGATGAGGTAGCGATCCGGCGCAACCTATCGGTCCTGCGCGACATTCGCGACCGCGCGGGCATCAAAGTGCTGGGCGCGCTCAAGGCCTTTTCCATGTGGTCGCTGGGGGGCGTGGTGGCCGAATATCTGGACGGCGTCTGCGCCTCCGGCATCTATGAGGCGCGCCTTGGGCGGGAGGAATATAGTGGCCCCAAGGGAGACAGGGAAGTCGCGACCTACTGCGCCGCCTACAAGCCCGACGATCTGGCGGAAATCCTCAAGATTTCCGACCATGTGATCTTCAACAGCCCCGGTCAGATCGCGCGGATGAAACCGGTGATCGACGCCGCCCGCGCCGAAGGCCGCGTTTTCGACATCGGCCTGCGCCTCAATCCCCTCAATCCGGAGGGGGAGGTTCCCAAATATGATCCGTCACAGCCGCACAGCCGTCTCGGCTTCCCGATCGACCAGCTTCGCGCCGAACATCTGGAAGGGGTCGACGGCCTTCATGTGCATAACCTGTGCGAACAGGATTTCCTGCCGCTTCAGCGCACCTGGGCGGCGATCGAACCGCGCGTCATGCCGCATATTGCTGGCTTGAAATGGCTGAATTTCGGCGGTGGCCACCATGTTACCCGCGCCGATTATCAGATCGACGACCTCATCGCCTTCCTCCATCGGATCAAGGCGCAAACGGGGCTGGAGCTTTATATCGAGCCGGGCGAGGCGATGGCGCTCGACGCGGGTATATTGGTCGGTGAAATCCTTGACGTCATCGACAATGGGATGCCGGTCGCCATCACCGACATCTCCGCCACCTGCCATATGCCCGACGTGATCGAGGCGCCCTATCGCCCCGCCATGCTGCATGAGCCGGCGGAGGGTCCGGTCACTCGACTCGGTGGCCCTTCCTGCCTGGCGGGCGACATTATCGGCGATTATCGAGTCCCCGGCGGCGCGGAACCGGGTGCACGGATCGCGTTCCTGGACCAGGCCCATTATTCGATGGTGAAGACCAACACATTCAACGGCGTTCCCCTGCCCGCCATCTGGCTTTGGAACTCGGAAACCGACGAACTCAAGGAAATCCGGTCCTTTTCCTACGCCGACTTCAAGGCTCGCCTCTCCTGA
- a CDS encoding saccharopine dehydrogenase family protein, with product MSKVLVIGAGGVGSVAVHKMAQNPDIFSHITLASRRIVSCEKVAESVKARTGVTIDVAQVDADNVAETIALIEKVQPKLVVNLALPYQDLAIMDACLATKVDYLDTANYEPRDTAKFEYSWQWAYQERFKEAGIMALLGSGFDPGVTSVFASYIKKHLLDRIDTLDILDCNGGDHGQHFATNFNPEINIREVTAPSRHWANGEWVEGPALSHKQVFDFDQVGEKNMYLMYHEELESLATHYPEIQRIRFWMTFGDAYLKHLEVLQNVGMTRIDPVIYNGQEIIPLQFLKAVLPEPSSLGSTTKGKTNIGDIATGEKDGQQKTVYVYNICDHEDAYAETGNQAVSYTTGVPAMIGAAMMLTGAWKGEGVFNIEQFDPDPFMDMLNKHGLPWQVKELDAPLAF from the coding sequence TTGAGCAAGGTTCTGGTCATTGGCGCGGGCGGCGTCGGGTCTGTCGCGGTCCACAAGATGGCTCAAAACCCGGACATCTTCAGCCATATCACGCTCGCCAGCCGCCGGATCGTGAGTTGCGAGAAAGTCGCCGAATCGGTGAAGGCCCGCACCGGCGTCACCATTGACGTGGCACAGGTCGACGCCGACAATGTCGCAGAGACGATCGCGCTGATCGAGAAGGTCCAGCCCAAACTGGTCGTGAATCTCGCCCTGCCCTATCAGGATTTGGCGATCATGGACGCCTGCCTCGCGACGAAGGTCGATTATCTCGACACGGCCAACTACGAACCGCGCGACACCGCCAAGTTCGAATATAGCTGGCAGTGGGCCTATCAGGAGCGCTTCAAGGAAGCCGGCATCATGGCGCTGCTGGGGTCCGGTTTCGACCCCGGCGTGACCAGCGTCTTCGCCAGCTACATCAAGAAGCATCTGCTCGACCGGATCGATACACTCGACATTCTCGACTGCAACGGCGGCGACCATGGCCAGCATTTCGCCACCAACTTCAATCCGGAAATCAACATTCGCGAAGTGACTGCGCCGTCGCGCCACTGGGCCAATGGGGAATGGGTCGAAGGCCCGGCGCTCAGCCACAAGCAGGTGTTCGACTTCGATCAGGTCGGCGAGAAGAACATGTACCTCATGTATCATGAGGAACTGGAATCGCTCGCTACCCATTATCCCGAAATCCAGCGCATCCGTTTCTGGATGACCTTCGGCGACGCTTACCTCAAGCATCTGGAAGTCCTCCAGAATGTCGGCATGACCCGGATCGATCCGGTCATTTACAATGGCCAGGAGATCATTCCGCTCCAGTTCCTGAAAGCCGTGCTGCCCGAACCGTCCAGCCTGGGCTCCACCACCAAGGGCAAGACCAATATCGGCGACATCGCGACCGGCGAGAAGGACGGCCAGCAAAAGACCGTCTATGTCTACAATATCTGCGATCATGAGGACGCCTATGCCGAAACTGGCAATCAGGCGGTCAGCTACACCACCGGCGTTCCCGCAATGATCGGCGCCGCCATGATGCTGACCGGCGCGTGGAAGGGTGAAGGCGTGTTCAACATCGAACAGTTCGATCCCGATCCCTTCATGGACATGCTGAACAAGCATGGCCTGCCCTGGCAGGTGAAGGAACTGGACGCACCGCTGGCCTTTTAA
- a CDS encoding GFA family protein, with translation MAYTGSCHCGAVTFTVAADAPAEAMTCNCSHCSRKGFMLTFVPADQFTLESGEDQLTDYLFYKHNITHQFCKTCGTEAFALGKTPNGPMRAVNLRCVPSVDIDALSIQKVDGASF, from the coding sequence ATGGCCTATACCGGAAGCTGCCATTGCGGCGCTGTTACCTTCACCGTAGCCGCCGACGCGCCGGCCGAAGCCATGACATGCAACTGCTCACATTGCAGTCGCAAAGGCTTCATGCTGACCTTCGTGCCAGCGGACCAGTTTACTTTGGAAAGCGGCGAGGACCAGCTCACCGACTATCTTTTTTACAAGCACAATATCACGCACCAGTTCTGCAAGACCTGCGGCACGGAAGCCTTCGCGCTCGGCAAGACCCCCAACGGACCGATGCGCGCCGTCAACCTGCGTTGCGTGCCGTCCGTGGATATCGACGCGCTCAGCATCCAAAAGGTCGATGGCGCCAGCTTCTGA